Genomic window (Spirochaetales bacterium):
TTACCGATGACCGGTACTATATCATGATCAGCGTGATAACCCGCGGCGTCCCGAATAAAACCGGCCGATAAACCCATTCGGTGAGGATCAATCGATAATATTGCCCTTGTCATCTTTTTTCACCACCCCGACGATTTTACCGTCATAATCATAAATATATTCGATATAATACTGAAGCACGCCCGCTTTGCTGTAATAATCAATTTTAAACGAAATGCCTTCCTTTGATTTATGGGTGATCAGGTAGGAACCGTCCTCTTTTTCCGTCTTCACCTGGTCGAGGTTGGGCGGCGGTGTTTGTACGGGAACGGGGGTAATCTCCGATACCACGGTCTTTTCCGGAACAGGCGTTCTTCCCTCACCCGCCGTCCCGCGGGGTGTCGCCGTTCTATTTACGGGGGTCGGTTGAACCGCCGCCGTCGGTTCCGCTTCCTTTTTCTTGATTTCGGCAACGGCTTTTTCGACAAACGTTTCAACTGCCTCTCCCGGTTTATCCTCATCACCCTTCTCAATCTCCCTTTCGATCAAGGCGTCCTGAAATGATTCGTCCGCCGTCTCTTCATACTGGTCCGTCACCTCGAGTATCTCCGAAAACCCGTCCGACTGAATTTTCCTGTTGTTTTCCTCCGCAAGCTCTTTCAACCGTTCGAGCTGTTTATCCAGTATTCCTATGATAAGCATCCGGTTGTTGGAAAGCTCGGCTATTTCCGAATCGCCGTCTTCTTCTATAATTTCCTGATAAATCTCATACGCCTTTTCCTTTTCCCCGGTTTCTTCATAACAGCGGGCTTTCAGGTACTGTATTTTATCCTTCTGTTCTTCATCCTGAACCAGCATCGAATCGAGAATTTCGATGGCATCGTCATAGGCGATTAATTTGTAGAGTTTTTCAGATTTTTCCAGGTCGCTCGCGTCGGAAGCCTTTGTTTTGTCGATTTCCTGCTGAAAAAAAATGATATACTGGAGAAGGAGTGCGGCGGTAAACGCGGCGTTTTCATTGGTATATTGTTCTATGACGGCCTTTAAGAGAGCCCTCGCTTCATCCATCCTTCCCGTCAGGGCAAGACAAAACGCCTTATGGATCAGGATGATCGGTATTTTTTTTTCATCGGAATCTGTATTTTTCAACGTCCGGTCATAGATATCGAGCGCTTTGTCGTAATAATAATTCCTTTCGTAATAATAAGCCAGGGTCAGGTCGTTGTCGGTCAGATTTTCCGAATCGAGTGAAAGAGCCGGTTTATCGAGGATCACTCTGAAAAGATTGATGACGAACATGACGGCATCGGTAAGTATCGTGAAATTTTCCCTGTTGTAAATGAGAAGGGAGTCGCTGTAACTCGAAATCGCCATTGCCACTCGCAATTCCTTTTTATCCTTCTCGTGCTGGTCGATCGTGTCCCGGTATAAATCCATCTGGAGTTTGAATTTACTCACCATACCGAGGTAGTCGATATTCGATTCTTCCCTGTTGACGTCATTGAGAAATCCGTTCAATTCGACAATACCGATTTTCGTCACATTGTTGTTCAATATCACCATTCCCAGGACAATAATCCCTGAGGCAATACAGAGAATGATGAAAAAAAGCCAGCTTTTAATCCTTGCCGTCATCCCGCCTGGCCGCGCTCCTCCCGTTTCTTGACATCGATGATGATCATGGTTTCATCGT
Coding sequences:
- a CDS encoding tetratricopeptide repeat protein → MTARIKSWLFFIILCIASGIIVLGMVILNNNVTKIGIVELNGFLNDVNREESNIDYLGMVSKFKLQMDLYRDTIDQHEKDKKELRVAMAISSYSDSLLIYNRENFTILTDAVMFVINLFRVILDKPALSLDSENLTDNDLTLAYYYERNYYYDKALDIYDRTLKNTDSDEKKIPIILIHKAFCLALTGRMDEARALLKAVIEQYTNENAAFTAALLLQYIIFFQQEIDKTKASDASDLEKSEKLYKLIAYDDAIEILDSMLVQDEEQKDKIQYLKARCYEETGEKEKAYEIYQEIIEEDGDSEIAELSNNRMLIIGILDKQLERLKELAEENNRKIQSDGFSEILEVTDQYEETADESFQDALIEREIEKGDEDKPGEAVETFVEKAVAEIKKKEAEPTAAVQPTPVNRTATPRGTAGEGRTPVPEKTVVSEITPVPVQTPPPNLDQVKTEKEDGSYLITHKSKEGISFKIDYYSKAGVLQYYIEYIYDYDGKIVGVVKKDDKGNIID